A window of the Hippoglossus stenolepis isolate QCI-W04-F060 chromosome 8, HSTE1.2, whole genome shotgun sequence genome harbors these coding sequences:
- the eny2 gene encoding transcription and mRNA export factor ENY2, with translation MSKESRMKASVNQKLTEMGERERLKELLRAKLTECGWKDQMKAHCKEVIKEKGLEHVTVEDLMVEITPKGRALVPDSVKKELLHRIRAFLAQHAT, from the exons ATGAGCAAAGAGTCCAGAATGAAAGCCTCAGTAAACCAGAAGCTGACAGAGATGGGCGAACGAGAGAG ACTGAAGGAGTTACTGAGAGCTAAGCTCACTGAGTGTGGGTGGAAGGACCAGATGAAGGCTCACTGCAAAG AAGTGATCAAAGAGAAGGGCTTGGAGCATGTCACTGTGGAGGACCTGATGGTAGAGATAACTCCTAAAGGAAGAG cCTTGGTGCCAGACAGCGTCAAGAAGGAGCTTCTCCATAGAATAAGAGCCTTTTTAGCTCAGCACGCCACATAA